The Nostoc sp. NIES-3756 DNA window AATAGTGATGTAGATAAAACCTGGGGAAATATGCTAGGTGCTGAAGCTTATCTTTCTAAGCCTATTAGTCAGGAAGAGTTAACCTTAACTCTGAAAAAACTCTCTAGGTAATGTTAACAATAAATAAATATTAATAAATTAAAGGGTGAAAATTTGGAAAGTCAGCAAAAATTTTTAAGCTTTAATTTGGGAATCAAAGATACAGCAGTGATTTCTCTACAGAATATTACAGAAGTTTTGCAAGTATCTTTAGTAGATATATGTGGTGTTCCCCAAATGCCAAGTTGCGTTTTGGGCGCGTATAATTGGCGCGGAGAAATGTTATGGTTGGTCGATCTAGAAGAAATGTTAGGCTATCCACCATTATCACATAACGCCAATTTTTTAGCAAAAATGATGGCAATTGTGCTGGAAGATGATGGTAAATGTCTAGGGGTTCTAGTCCGGCAAATGATGGATATTGAGTTCCTAGATAACAATCAAATGAAAGCACCATCTGCTGAATTATTCTCATCATCGATTTCTCCCTTTCTACAAGGATACTTTCTTAACTGTGATGAGAGAATGATGTTCAATTTAGATGCTAGCGCTATTATTCACTCTCCTCTATGGAATACCCATAATTAATCGTAGCTAGATAATTTTAAATTTTGGGGTTGAATTGAATTAATCCGCAGCGTAAATTCCTGCTCAGCAGGGATATTTGCTAATAAGTATGTATCTGTAGCAGAGAATAAGAGTTTATATCTTCATTTATCTGGCAACTGCTATAAATATAAATTTATCATTTATTGGCAACATTTCAATAGTTAATTAAAAATTTCGAGGTGAATTAAATGACAATTGCATATCATCACAGTAATGAGAATGAGCAAAGCGCTACAATTGCTCCCGTAGAGAATCAAAATTTAGTTAATAGTTATCAAAAAGTAGCAACAGAAAATAGTGCGATCGCCCAAGAGGTAAAACTTTGGCGGCAGCAACTGCAAGATATCATCACTCAGATGCGTCAAGTATCTGATTGGGATGCAGTGTTAAAAATTACGGCGGCTAAAGTTAGAGAGAAAATATCTAGCGATCGCGTATTAATTTATCATTTCAATTCCCACGAATCGGGAACGGTTGTGGCTGAATCAAGAAGCTTTGGTTGGACACCAACTCTTGGTGAAGTTCTCCCGGGAATTACCTTTGGTTTACAAACTAGTAAAGATTATGTAGAGCCAATAGTAATTGATGATGTTGGACAAATTCAACTCACTCCTTATCAAAAAC harbors:
- a CDS encoding chemotaxis protein CheW, yielding MESQQKFLSFNLGIKDTAVISLQNITEVLQVSLVDICGVPQMPSCVLGAYNWRGEMLWLVDLEEMLGYPPLSHNANFLAKMMAIVLEDDGKCLGVLVRQMMDIEFLDNNQMKAPSAELFSSSISPFLQGYFLNCDERMMFNLDASAIIHSPLWNTHN